A window of the Gossypium arboreum isolate Shixiya-1 chromosome 2, ASM2569848v2, whole genome shotgun sequence genome harbors these coding sequences:
- the LOC108481103 gene encoding syntaxin-61-like, whose protein sequence is MKLISCNQVFINGKEFSPTLENKYISRKSYLLIVRASNGRKVDELNKTIDVAAKYPSWYGIDNRELESRRRWTITTRTQVGDVKKSVVARKENGNSASAIRRELMKLPISHQSDRSYQDSAEDNDDFIASESDRQMLLINGSMQQDEELDELSASFERIGGVGLTIHEELIAQVKKIIDDLGTEMDSTTNRLDFVQKKVAMVMKKASAKGQIMMILFLLVLFIILFNLVFLT, encoded by the exons ATGAA ATTGATAAGTtgcaatcaagttttcatcaatgGGAAAGAATTCTCCCCGACACTGGAGAACAAGTACATCTCACGAAAGAGCTACTTGCTAATTGTGAGAGCATCAAATGGCAG GAAGGTAGATGAGTTGAACAAAACAATAGATGTGGCAGCAAAATATCCTTCTTGGTATGGCATTGATAATAGAGAACTTGAAAGCCGGAGAAGATGGACCATCACTACTCGTACTCAG GTAGGAGATGTGAAAAAATCTGTAGTAGCCCGAAAAGAAAATGGTAATTCCGCAAGTGCAATACGCCGTGAATTAATGAAACTGCCAATTTCGCATCAGTCGGACAGATCATATCAGGATAGTGCAGAAGATAATGATGACTTTATCGCATCAGAATCAGATAGACAAATGCTTCTTATAAA TGGTTCTATGCAGCAGGATGAGGAGTTGGATGAACTTAGTGCAAGTTTTGAGAGAATTGGAGGTGTTGGCCTTACAATACATGAAGAACTTATTGCACAGGTGA AGAAAATAATAGATGACTTGGGTACTGAAATGGACAGTACAACAAACCGACTGGATTTTGTTCAG AAAAAAGTGGCTATGGTTATGAAGAAGGCAAGTGCTAAGGGCCAGATTATGATGATATTATTTTTGCTAGTTTTGTTCATTATTCTATTCAATCTGGTCTTCCTCACTTAG